Below is a window of Nocardioides sp. S-1144 DNA.
CGTCGGTGCGCGCCGTGGTGACCGGTCGGGTCGCCTGCCCCTGCGCCGAGATCGACACCTCGGCGTCCCCGGGAACCGATCCGACCAGCACGTAACCCGGCCCCTCGACGGTGTCGACCACGCCGGGCTCCTCGCGCATGCCGCCCCACATGACGAACCGCTCGCTGGTGTCGGCGGCCGGCGCGGTCGCGCAGAACAGGCGCAGGATCCGACCCTGGTAGCGGACGCCGAGCGAGAGGCAGGCGTCGGCGGCCCCGGGCCCGGTGGCCGCGGCGTAGAGCACCTGCTCGTAGCCGTAGTAGTCGCCGAGCTCGACCATCTCGCCCAGGATCTCGCCCTCCTCCCACTCACCGGAGAACCGGCCGCCGCCGGGGATCGGCACCCGGACCGGCTCCACCGTGCCCGGCGGCGGGGGGTCGACGTTGTCGGTGGCCCCGGCGTCCGGCGGGGTCGTGGCCGTCGTCGGGCCGGTCGTCGGGGCCGTGCTCGGGTCGGGCCGGGTGCTGGAGGGGGCAGCGGGGCCCGAGTCGGGCGCCGCCCCGTCCGGTCCGCCGACGACCGCCAGCGGCACCGCGACCGCCAGCACCACGGCCGCGGCGGCCGCGCCGACGGCGAGGCGCCGGCGTCGCACCAGGCGGCGTCCGCCGGCGCGCAGCGCGGCGAGGTCGGGCGGGGTCGGGGTGGTCGGGTCCGCCGCGACCAGGCGCGCCATCGCGTCGTCGTCGGGGAGGTCGGTCTGCTGGTTCATCGGGGGTTCCTCTCCTGGTCGGCGCGGACCCGGGCCAGGGCGCGCGAGGCGGTGCTGCGGACGGTGCCGGGGGCGACGCCGAGACGCTCGGCGACCTCCTTCTCCGGGGTGTCCAGGTAGTAGCGGTAGACGATGATCGAGCGCTCCCGCGGGGTGAGCCGGGCGAGCAGGTCGACCAGCTCGCTGCGGTCCTCGAACGTGTCGTCGTCGTCGGTGGCCCGCTCGGGCACGTGCTCGACCGGCACCGGGCGGCGTCGCCGGGTGGTGTCGATGTAGGCGTTGACCAGGGCTCGGTGCACGTAGGAGTAGGCACCCTCCTTCCGCACCGCCGACCACCGGGCGTAGCTGCGGGTCAGCGCCGTCTGGACCAGGTCCTCGGCGTCGTGGCTGTCGTGGGCGAGCAGGTAGGCCGCCCGCCTCAGCCGGGGCCAGGCGGCGAGGACGAACTCCTCGAACTCCTGGTCTCGTCTCGTCGTCATCGTTTCCTCCGCGTCACCCGCTGCGTCGTCGCACTGTCTCACCCGTCCCTACGCCGGTCCGGGCGGTGAGGTTGAGCGGATCCCGGATTCGTCCGAGCGAGAATTGTCTGACAATCTTGGGGACAGCCCCTACCGTGGGCTGAGACCCCGAGGAGAGGAGTGACCATGACCGCGTCGCTGACGGAGCAGACCGAGCACACCGAGCCGGGCGCCGCCGCCGAGTTCACCCGCGCCGAGGCCCGCACGGCCCACAACTACCACCCGCTCCCCGTCGTGGTCGCCCACGCCGAGGGCGCCTGGATGACCGACGTCGACGGCCGCCGCTACCTCGACCTCCTCGCCGGCTACTCCGCGCTGAACTTCGGCCACTCCCACCCGCGTCTCCTCGAGACCGCCCACGCCCAGCTCGACCGGCTCACCCTGACCAGCCGCGCCTTCGTGCACGACCAGTTCGCCGACTTCACCGCCAAGCTCGGCGACCTGTGCGGCAAGGAGCTCGTGCTGCCGATGAACACCGGCGCCGAGGCGGTCGAGACCGCGCTGAAGGTGATGCGCAAGTGGGGCTACGAGGTCAAGGGCGTCGCGGCCGACCAGGCCGAGATCATCGTCGCCAGCGGCAACTTCCACGGCCGCACCACGACCATCGTCGGCTTCTCCGACGACCCCGACGCCCGCGACGGCTTCGGCCCGTT
It encodes the following:
- a CDS encoding SigE family RNA polymerase sigma factor is translated as MTTRRDQEFEEFVLAAWPRLRRAAYLLAHDSHDAEDLVQTALTRSYARWSAVRKEGAYSYVHRALVNAYIDTTRRRRPVPVEHVPERATDDDDTFEDRSELVDLLARLTPRERSIIVYRYYLDTPEKEVAERLGVAPGTVRSTASRALARVRADQERNPR